The Populus trichocarpa isolate Nisqually-1 chromosome 2, P.trichocarpa_v4.1, whole genome shotgun sequence genome has a window encoding:
- the LOC7478804 gene encoding metal tolerance protein 1 isoform X2: MEEQNTQHAPPVETSVDILDGGDSGASNVCGEAPCVFSDTGNNLKNAKERSTSMRKLWIAVALCVVFMSAEVAGGIKANSLAILTDAAHLLSDVAAFAISLFSFWAAGWEATPRQSYGFVRIEVLGALVSIQLIWLLAGILVYEAIVRLIHDTGEVDGFLMFLVAAFGLLVNIVMALVLGHDHGHDHDHNHGTGHSHGMTVTTHHRHHDEHPKDAGNHHKHSKDEHRHAHEEHVEPLLDKKEARHEKKQRNINVQGAYIHVLGDSIQSIGVMIGGAIVWYKPEWKIVDVICTLFFSVIVLGTTIKMLRNILDVLMESTPREIDATKIEKGLFEMEDVVAIHELHIWAITVGKILLACHVKIRPEVNADMVLDNLINYIRSEYSISHVTIQIER; the protein is encoded by the coding sequence ATGGAAGAACAAAATACTCAGCATGCCCCCCCTGTTGAAACAAGCGTGGATATTCTTGATGGAGGGGATAGTGGAGCGAGTAACGTATGTGGGGAAGCACCCTGTGTATTTTCAGATACTGGAAATAACCTCAAGAATGCCAAAGAACGTTCAACTTCAATGCGTAAGCTCTGGATAGCCGTGGCACTTTGTGTAGTGTTCATGAGTGCTGAGGTAGCTGGTGGCATCAAAGCCAATAGTCTGGCAATCTTGACTGATGCTGCACATTTGCTTTCAGATGTTGCAGCCTTTGCTATCTCCTTGTTTTCATTTTGGGCAGCTGGCTGGGAAGCCACACCCCGTCAATCTTATGGATTTGTTAGGATTGAGGTTCTCGGTGCACTGGTTTCCATACAGCTCATCTGGTTGCTTGCAGGGATTTTGGTTTATGAAGCCATTGTTAGGCTCATCCATGATACAGGGGAGGTAGATGGGTTTCTTATGTTTCTTGTTGCTGCATTCGGTCTTCTAGTGAATATCGTCATGGCACTTGTGTTGGGACATGATCACGGGCATGACCATGATCACAATCATGGGACTGGCCACAGCCATGGAATGACAGTTACTactcatcatcgtcatcatgaCGAGCACCCAAAAGATGCGGGCAATCATCATAAGCACTCGAAAGATGAGCACCGTCATGCTCATGAAGAACATGTTGAGCCGCTGCTGGATAAAAAGGAAGCCAGGCATGAAAAGAAGCAAAGGAACATAAATGTACAAGGAGCTTATATCCATGTACTTGGGGATTCCATCCAGAGTATCGGGGTCATGATAGGAGGTGCAATTGTATGGTATAAGCCTGAGTGGAAGATAGTTGATGTGATCTGCACCCTATTCTTTTCAGTTATAGTCTTGGGTACAACAATCAAAATGCTTCGGAACATACTTGACGTCTTGATGGAGAGCACTCCAAGAGAGATAGATGCAACAAAGATTGAAAAGGGATTGTTTGAGATGGAGGACGTGGTGGCTATCCACGAACTGCATATATGGGCCATTACCGTGGGCAAGATTCTCCTGGCTTGTCATGTGAAAATCAGGCCTGAAGTAAATGCAGACATGGTGCTAGACAATTTGATAAACTATATCAGAAGTGAGTATAGTATCAGTCATGTAACCATCCAGATAGAACGTTAG
- the LOC7478803 gene encoding NDR1/HIN1-like protein 12, which translates to MASPPRNTLRALCTLITIFLLLAGLAVLIVWLIYRPHKPQFTVVGAAIYDLNTTCPPFISTSMQFSLVTRNPNRRVSIMYDKLTTYVSYRNQAITPSLALPPLYHATKSTVALSPVLGGAGVPVSVEVSNGLVMDEAYGVVALSVVLLGRLRWKAGAIKTLRYGVYVKCDVWVGLKKGFVGQVPLLGSPKCKVDI; encoded by the coding sequence ATGGCATCACCACCAAGAAACACGCTCCGTGCTCTCTGCACATTGATCACTATCTTCCTTCTCTTAGCAGGTCTTGCAGTTCTAATAGTCTGGTTAATTTACAGACCTCACAAGCCCCAGTTCACTGTAGTTGGGGCAGCTATATATGACCTTAACACCACATGCCCACCTTTCATTTCCACCTCCATGCAGTTCTCTCTTGTCACTAGAAACCCCAACAGGAGGGTCTCGATCATGTATGATAAACTCACTACCTATGTATCATACAGGAACCAAGCTATAACTCCTTCACTGGCATTGCCACCACTTTATCACGCGACAAAGAGCACGGTGGCCCTGTCTCCGGTGCTTGGTGGGGCAGGGGTGCCGGTTTCAGTGGAAGTTTCAAACGGGTTGGTGATGGATGAGGCATATGGGGTTGTGGCGCTGAGTGTGGTGTTGTTGGGGCGGCTAAGGTGGAAGGCTGGGGCTATAAAGACTCTGAGATATGGAGTTTATGTGAAGTGTGATGTCTGGGTGGGTTTGAAGAAGGGCTTCGTAGGGCAGGTGCCTTTGCTTGGGTCTCCAAAGTGTAAAGTCGATATATGA
- the LOC7478804 gene encoding metal tolerance protein 1 isoform X1, with product MVSHKLGEFAPTLNFRGHATEHPPYQIHPHGRVNWKTMEEQNTQHAPPVETSVDILDGGDSGASNVCGEAPCVFSDTGNNLKNAKERSTSMRKLWIAVALCVVFMSAEVAGGIKANSLAILTDAAHLLSDVAAFAISLFSFWAAGWEATPRQSYGFVRIEVLGALVSIQLIWLLAGILVYEAIVRLIHDTGEVDGFLMFLVAAFGLLVNIVMALVLGHDHGHDHDHNHGTGHSHGMTVTTHHRHHDEHPKDAGNHHKHSKDEHRHAHEEHVEPLLDKKEARHEKKQRNINVQGAYIHVLGDSIQSIGVMIGGAIVWYKPEWKIVDVICTLFFSVIVLGTTIKMLRNILDVLMESTPREIDATKIEKGLFEMEDVVAIHELHIWAITVGKILLACHVKIRPEVNADMVLDNLINYIRSEYSISHVTIQIER from the exons ATGGTGAGTCATAAATTAGGAGAATTTGCACCTACTCTCAATTTCCGGGGACATGCTACGGAGCATCCACCATACCAGATCCATCCACATGGGCGTGTAAACTGGAAGACA ATGGAAGAACAAAATACTCAGCATGCCCCCCCTGTTGAAACAAGCGTGGATATTCTTGATGGAGGGGATAGTGGAGCGAGTAACGTATGTGGGGAAGCACCCTGTGTATTTTCAGATACTGGAAATAACCTCAAGAATGCCAAAGAACGTTCAACTTCAATGCGTAAGCTCTGGATAGCCGTGGCACTTTGTGTAGTGTTCATGAGTGCTGAGGTAGCTGGTGGCATCAAAGCCAATAGTCTGGCAATCTTGACTGATGCTGCACATTTGCTTTCAGATGTTGCAGCCTTTGCTATCTCCTTGTTTTCATTTTGGGCAGCTGGCTGGGAAGCCACACCCCGTCAATCTTATGGATTTGTTAGGATTGAGGTTCTCGGTGCACTGGTTTCCATACAGCTCATCTGGTTGCTTGCAGGGATTTTGGTTTATGAAGCCATTGTTAGGCTCATCCATGATACAGGGGAGGTAGATGGGTTTCTTATGTTTCTTGTTGCTGCATTCGGTCTTCTAGTGAATATCGTCATGGCACTTGTGTTGGGACATGATCACGGGCATGACCATGATCACAATCATGGGACTGGCCACAGCCATGGAATGACAGTTACTactcatcatcgtcatcatgaCGAGCACCCAAAAGATGCGGGCAATCATCATAAGCACTCGAAAGATGAGCACCGTCATGCTCATGAAGAACATGTTGAGCCGCTGCTGGATAAAAAGGAAGCCAGGCATGAAAAGAAGCAAAGGAACATAAATGTACAAGGAGCTTATATCCATGTACTTGGGGATTCCATCCAGAGTATCGGGGTCATGATAGGAGGTGCAATTGTATGGTATAAGCCTGAGTGGAAGATAGTTGATGTGATCTGCACCCTATTCTTTTCAGTTATAGTCTTGGGTACAACAATCAAAATGCTTCGGAACATACTTGACGTCTTGATGGAGAGCACTCCAAGAGAGATAGATGCAACAAAGATTGAAAAGGGATTGTTTGAGATGGAGGACGTGGTGGCTATCCACGAACTGCATATATGGGCCATTACCGTGGGCAAGATTCTCCTGGCTTGTCATGTGAAAATCAGGCCTGAAGTAAATGCAGACATGGTGCTAGACAATTTGATAAACTATATCAGAAGTGAGTATAGTATCAGTCATGTAACCATCCAGATAGAACGTTAG